The Horticoccus luteus DNA window CGATCACAAATCGGTCGAGGCTGTTGCCGCTTTCGATATTGATCGAACCGAAGGTGAACTGCGTGGTCGTCCATTGGCCAACTTGAAAAGGGTTAAGCGTGTCGTTGCTTTGGATGACCACGGTATTGCCGTCGTTGCCCGTGTTGAAATTCGCAAATCCTCCCGATTCGGAGGGTGCGGCCGTGCCGGGAAGACTGAACCCCGAGCCGGTGCCGTGGGTGTTCGTGCTAATGGAACCATCATCGAAATTATCGATGATCGTGGTCTGAGCCAAGCCCGTGGAAACGAGCGAAAAACCGCAAAGAGCGGCGATGGTGAGGATTTTCATTTAGGTAATGCTAAGGTGAAAACCCCTGCAGAGATGTGAGACTGCCCGATCGGTGTCAATTTCGACCATTCGCGGACGCGTTTGCCAACAAGACGCAGGCTTACGAGGTGCTCCGTGGCGAGGCGGAGAGCGCGCGCTGGGCCGCAGTCAATTCTTACGCGTGGAGACTTCGACGACGTCGTGGGGGGCGGCTTCTTTTTGGCCGGCAGGGCTGACGCGGATGTAACGGGCGTGGTCACGTAGCGCGGCAAGGTTGGCGGCGCCGAGGTAACCCATGCCGCTTTGCACTCCGCCAATGAGGACGCCAAGCACGTCGTCGACGGAGCCGGAGACTTCCTTGAGCGCCTCAATGCCTTCGGCGGCGACCTTGCGGGTGGCGTCGTTTTTGTCGTGGCCGTAGCGGGCGGCGCTGCCGGCTTTCATGGCGGCGAGGGAGCCCATGCCGCGGTATTGTTTATAAAGTTTGCCGCTGATTTCCATGATTTCGCCGGGGGCTTCGCGGCAGCCGGCGAGGAGGCTGCCGCAAATCACGGCGTCGGCGAGGGTGAGGGCTTTGACGATGTCGCCGGACTTGGTGATGCCGCCGTCGGCGATGATGCGCACGCCGCGGGCGGCGGCGGAGCGGGAGGCGACGTAGAGGGCGGTGAGTTGCGGAATGCCGACGCCGGCGACGATTCGCGTGGTGCAGATGGAGCCGGGGCCCTGGCCGATCTTGATGGCGTTGGCGCCGCGCTCGGCGAGAAACTCCACGCCAGCGCCGCTGGTGACATTGCCGGCGATGATGGTGAGGTCGGGAAAGGCATCGCGGACGAGGCGCACCATGTCGCCCACGCCGGACGTGTGGGCGTGCGCCGTGGAGATGGCGACGGCGTCGATCTGTTCCTCGACGAGGTGGCCGACGTGCGTGAGGATTTTGTCGCGATCGAGCGCGCCGGAGGGAAGACGGACGGGGGAGAGCGCGGCGCCGACGACGAGGCGAAACTGGGCATCGCGCGCGGGTTTGCGGCGGGCCTTGGTTTCGCTGTTGATTTTCTCGACGTCGGAAATGGTGACGAGGCCGCGGAGGCGGTCGTCGCGATCGACGACGAGCATTTTGTTGATGCCGACGTGCGCGTCGAAGAAACGGTCGGCAGCTTTGATGGGGTCGGCGCCGAGCGTGGAGTCGAGTTCGGTGATGAGCGCACTGCGGGGCGTCATCACATCGGCGACGCGTTTCGATTTGTAACGGTCTTTGACGACGTTGCCGGAAAGGAGGCCGGCGAGGCGGCCGTCGGAATCGACGACGGGAAACGTGCTGAACGAAAAACGTTTCTGTTCAATGATGGCGAGGACGTCGCCGATGAGCACGTCGGAGGTGACGGTGATGGGATCCTGGATGAGGCCGTGGATGTGACGCTTCACGCGGGCGACTTCCTTCACCTGGTCCTTCGGCGGCATGTTGTAGTGGATGAGGCCGAGGCCGCCGTTGAGCGCCATGGCGATGGCCATGCGGGACTCGGTGACCGTGTCCATGTCGGCCGAGATGACGGGAATCTGGAGCCGGAGTGAATCGCTCAGGGTCGTGGCGGTGTCGGCCTGTTTGGGCAGAATCTCGGAGTGGAGCGTCGCGAGGGAGACGTCGTCAAACGTCAGGGCGATCGGTCGGCTGGCGGGAAAAAACGCGTCGGCGGCGAGATAGAAATCCGCATCCAGGGCGGTGGCGTTCGTGGCAACCTTGGTCATGATTGCCGCTATCGCAGTAAGCCGGAGGAAGGAAAGCGCAACGGTTTTTCTGCGGCTGAAATTGGTTCAAAACCGTTGATAACTGTTGATAACTGTTGTCCGTGAGCAGTGCGGAGCGATCCGCAGTTAACCACGAATGGACACGAAAAAACACGAATGTGAGCGGGGAGAAAGTTATCGCCTGGCGTGGCGGCGGTATCGGTTGCCGATGCGCGTGTCGGTGCGGACGGCGCATGGCGTGTGGGCGGAGCGCGAGGGCGTGATTGTGCGGTTGGAGGATGACGCGGGGAATGTCGGCTATGGCGAGGCGGCGCCGATTCCGTGGTTTGGGACGGAGACGGTGGAGGACATCGAGGCGGGTTGCGCCGCGCTCGGCGAACGTGTGACGCGAGAAACGTTGGGCGCGTTGCCGGTGCGTCTGGGGTGTTTGCGCGGGGCGCTGGCGGCGGCGAGGGCGGCGGACGCCGACGGGATGAAGCATGATTACCTGCGGGTGGCGGCGTTGCTACCGGCGGGTGAGGCGGCGCGGGCGGTGCTGGTGGAGCAAGCGGAGGCGGGTTTTCGTGTATTCAAATGGAAGGTCGGCGTGGCGGACGCGCGGGCGGAAATGGGGCAGCTCGACGAACTTTGCGGCGAAATGCCGGAGGGCGCGCGGCTGCGGCTCGACGCGAATGGCGCGTGGGACCGGCGCACGGCGGAGCGGTGGCTGGCTTTGTGCGCGGAGCGGCCGGTGGAATTTGTGGAGCAGCCGTGTTTCGCGGCGGCGGGCGAAGGCGAGACGGCGCAACGGCGCGCGGAGGATGCGTTGCGCGGGCTGGCGGAAGATTATCCGACGCCGATCGCACTCGACGAATCGCTCGTGGGCGCGGGCGATGTGGCGCGGTGGCTGGGCGCGGGGTGGCGCGGCGTGTTTGTGGTGAAGCCGTCGCTACTCGGCGAGGTGCGGAAGGCGTTGGACGCCTTGTCGGCGGCGAAGGCGAGCGTGGTGTTTTCGTCGGCACTGGAAACGGCGGTGGGCGCGCGAATGGCGCTGGAGTGCGCGTTTCGCTGGGAAGGCGAGGCGCGGGCGTTGGGGTTCGGAGTGTGGCCGTTGTTTGCGGACCGGCGGTTCGACGGGCCGCCGGCGGCGCCGTTTATGCGGGCGGAGGATGTGGCGCGTTTAAATCCGGAGACGATATGGAACGCGTTGAGCTAGCGCGGCGGCTCGGGGCGGAGCCGCACGGAGAGAACGAACCGGCGGTGATCGAGGGCGGATCAGCCGGGCACGCGGCGGAATTCATGGCGGCTTTGGCGCGCGCGGTGGCGGGGCGCGGCAGCGTGTTTTTGGCGGATCCGGCGTGGAAGGAGGCGGAGCGAGCGGTGCTGGCGGAAGTCGTGGCGGCGGCGCGGGAGGCGTCGGCGGGCGAGCGCGGCTGGCTGATGATTCCGAGCGGCGGGACGACGGGCCGGGTGAAATTTGCGCGGCATGATGCGGCGACGCTCGCGGCGGCGGCGCGGGGATTTGCCGGGCATTTTTCGGTGCCGGCGGTGAACGCGATCAACATCCTGCCGCTGCATCATGTGAGCGGATTGATGCCGTGGATGCGTTGCGTGGTGACGGGCGGAAAGCATGTCGTGGGCGACTGGAAGCGTATCGAGGCGGGGGAGTTTCCGGACGTGCCGGCGGGCGGCGCGTGGTTTTTGTCGCTCGTGCCGACGCAGTTGCAACGCCTGCTGGGCTCGGCGCGCGCGGTGGAGTGGTTGCGGAAGTTTCGCGCGGTGTGCGTCGGCGGCGGACCGGCGTGGGCGGCGTTGCTGGAGCAGGGCGCGGATGCGCGGCTGCCGCTGGCGGTGAGTTATGGAATGACGGAGACGGCGGCGATGGTGACGGCGCTGCGGCCGGAGGAATTTCTGGCGGGCGGGCGAAATTGCGGCGCGGCGCTGCCTCATGCGCGCGTGACCATCGGCGCGGAGGGCGGCGTGAGCGTGGCGGGGGAGTCGTTGTTTCGCGGCTACTTTCCGGCGTGGCGCGAGGCGCGGGCGGCGTGGGTGACGGGCGACGTCGGAGAACTGGACGCGCGTGGACGGCTGCGGATTTTCGGGCGGCGCGACGCGGTGATCATCACGGGCGGAAAAAAGGTGGATCCGGCGGACGTGGAGGCGGCGTTGCGGGCGACGGGCGAATTTGAGGACGTGGCCGTGGTGGCGGCGGACGACGCGGACTGGGGGCAGGCGGTGGTCGCGTGTTATCCGGCGGAAGAGCGCGGGCGGGCGCCGGATTGGGAGCGCGTGCGGGAGCGGTTGAGCGAAACGTTGCCGGCGTTCAAGCGGCCGAAACGTTACGTGGCGCTGGCAGCGTGGCCGCGCAATGCGCAGGGGAAATTAAACCGGGCAACGCTGATGAGAGCGATCGCGGCGGCGGGGGCGAACGGCGTCAGCGGGGAGCGTTGATCCAGGCGGCGAGGGCGGGAGGGAGCGGGGCGCGTTCGCGGAGAGTGGGATTGGTGCAGACGTGTTCGGTGCGCACGCGGGCGGCGAGTTTCTCGGGGCGGCGCAGGCGCCAGAGCTCGTAGTCGATCGCGTAGGCGTTTTCGGAGAGCGGCGTGGGCGCGAGGGTGATGCGAAGTTTGTCGCCGCATTCGAGCGGGCGGAGGTAGTCGGCGGCGCTTTTGCTGACGGGAACGACGAGGCCGGTGGCGCGGAAGAACGTGTTGAGTTCGAGGCCGGCGGCGGCGAGGGCTTCTTCGTAGGCTTCGTGGCAGATGGAAAGGTAGTTCGCGAAATAGACGACGCCGGCGGCGTCGGTGTCGGCGAAGCGCACGGTGCGGAGATACGCGAAGGGCATGGGCGTCATTTTCGTTTTCGCTTTTAAGTTTTCGACTTAATTTCCTGCGTGATGACCAAAAACGAGATCGCCGAGATTTTGGACGAAATCGGGATGCTGCTGGAATTGCAGGGGGAGAATCCGTTCAAGGTGCGCGCCTACGTGGCGGGGGCGCGGGCGGTGGAGGCGATGGAAGGCGCGGACCTGGCGCGGCTGGTCGAGGCGGGGGAGTTGAAATCGGTGAAGGGCATCGGCGATGCGCTGGCGTTGAAAATCGCGGAGCTGCACACGACGGGGCGGCTGGGATTTTACGAGAAGCTCAAGGCGTCGATTGCGCCGGGGTTGTTGGAGTTGCGGGAGATTCCGGGCGTGGGGCCGAAGAAAGTGCGGGCATTGCACACGCAGCTCGGGGTGAACTCGATCGCGGACCTGATCGCGGCGTGCAACGACGGGCGCGTGGCGGAGCTGGCGGGGTTTGGGGCGAAGACGCAGGAGAAAATTCTCGCGGGGATTCGGAATCGCGAGGCTTACGGGCGGCGGCATTTGTGGTGGGATGCGGCGGAGGTGGCGGAGCCGATCGTCGCCGGGTTGCGGGCGTTGCCGCAGGTGCGGCGCGCGGAAGCGGCGGGGAGTTTGCGGCGCGGGCTGGAGACGGTGGGCGATCTGGATTTTATTGTCGCGGCGTCCGACGTGGGGCCGGTGATGGACTGGTTCACGGGACTGGCGGGGGTGAAGGAGATCACGGGGCGCGGCGAGACGAAGGCGAGTGTGCGTTTCGAGAGCGGCTTGCAGGCGGATTTGCGCATCGTGCCGGAGGAGCAGTTCGCGTTTGCGCTGCATCATTTCACGGGTTCGAAGGATCATAATGTGCAGATGCGGCAGCGCGCGCTGGCGCGGGGCTTGAGCCTGAGCGAGTGGGGTCTCGTGCCCGCGGAGGGCGAAGGGACGGTGAAGGCGAAGGTCGAGGCGGGCGACGCGCTGCGCAAGAAAGTGGCGGGGGTGAAAACCGAGGCGGAGCTTTTTGCGGCGTTGGGTCTGGCGTTCATTCCGCCGGAGTTGCGCGAAGGGATGGGCGAGATCGAGGCGGCGGAGCGGGGGGAATTGCCGCGACTGGTGGAGGCGGGAGATTTGCGCGGGGCGTTTCACAATCACACGACCGCGTCGGACGGGCGCAACACGCTGATTGAAATGGTGGCGGCGGCGGAGGCGTTGGGCTGGGAATACCTCGGGATCGCGGACCACTCGAAGTCGAGTTTTCAAGCGAACGGGTTGAGCGAGGAGCGGCTGCTGATGCAGGTGGCGGAGATCAGGAAATTAAACGAAAGCGGACGGTTCAAGGCGCAGGCGTTTTCCGGCGTGGAGTGCGATATTCTGCCGGACGGGCGGCTGGACTTCGATGACGCGACGCTTGCGCAGCTCGATTACGTGGTGGCGTCGGTGCACAACGTTTTTTCACAGAGCGAAGCGGTGATGACGGCGCGGATTTTGAAGGCAATCGAGCATCCGCGGACGACGATGCTGGGGCACCTGACGGGGCGGTTGTTGCTGCGGCGCGAAGGGTATCAGGTGGACGCGGCGAAAGTGATCGATGCGGCGATCGCGCATGGCGTGGTCATCGAGTTGAACGCGAGTCCGTGGCGGTTGGAGCTGGATTGGCGGTTGTGGAAAAAAGCGGCGGAGCGCGGGCTGCTGTGCGCGATCAATCCCGATGCCCACGAGACGGCGGGCCTGGAGCACGTGCGGGCAGGCGTGCTGGCGGCGCGCAAGGGATGGTTGCAGCGCGAGCAAATCCTGAACACGCGGCCGCGCGCGGACGTGGCGGCGTATTTCGCGGCGCGGCGGGGGCGTTAACGCGAGAAGGCTTTGAGGCCGGCAACGCCGACGACGATCAGGGCGATGCAGAGGAGGCGGATGGGGGAGGCGCTTTCGTCGTAAAGAATGATCCCGGCGATGGCGGTGCCGACGGCGCCGATGCCGGTCCAGACGGCGTAGGCGGTGCCGATGGGGAGTCCGCGTGCAGCGAGGGCGAGGAGAAACATGCTCGCGCCCATCGCCGAAACCACGAAGACGGACGGCCACAGGCGCGTGAAGCCGTGGGCGGATTTCAGGGCGGACGCCCACACGATTTCGAGCGCGGCGGCGATGAAGAGAAGCGTCCAGTGCATCGCGGGGTTGTTGGCAGCGCGCAGCCGGACGCGCGAGCGCGAATGGAAACGTTGTGCGGGCGGCTGAGCGCGGGCACAAAAAAGCGCGGACCGAGTGGGCCGCGCGGGTGAGTCGCGTTTACTCCGCCGGGCGGCGGTATTGAAACCGCCAGACCATGCGGAACATCCACAGGGCGAGCCAGAAAACGCCGGTCAGGCAGAGAGCGGTCAACGCGCCCCAGAGCGTGATCATCTTC harbors:
- the guaB gene encoding IMP dehydrogenase; protein product: MTKVATNATALDADFYLAADAFFPASRPIALTFDDVSLATLHSEILPKQADTATTLSDSLRLQIPVISADMDTVTESRMAIAMALNGGLGLIHYNMPPKDQVKEVARVKRHIHGLIQDPITVTSDVLIGDVLAIIEQKRFSFSTFPVVDSDGRLAGLLSGNVVKDRYKSKRVADVMTPRSALITELDSTLGADPIKAADRFFDAHVGINKMLVVDRDDRLRGLVTISDVEKINSETKARRKPARDAQFRLVVGAALSPVRLPSGALDRDKILTHVGHLVEEQIDAVAISTAHAHTSGVGDMVRLVRDAFPDLTIIAGNVTSGAGVEFLAERGANAIKIGQGPGSICTTRIVAGVGIPQLTALYVASRSAAARGVRIIADGGITKSGDIVKALTLADAVICGSLLAGCREAPGEIMEISGKLYKQYRGMGSLAAMKAGSAARYGHDKNDATRKVAAEGIEALKEVSGSVDDVLGVLIGGVQSGMGYLGAANLAALRDHARYIRVSPAGQKEAAPHDVVEVSTRKN
- a CDS encoding o-succinylbenzoate synthase, with the translated sequence MDTKKHECERGESYRLAWRRYRLPMRVSVRTAHGVWAEREGVIVRLEDDAGNVGYGEAAPIPWFGTETVEDIEAGCAALGERVTRETLGALPVRLGCLRGALAAARAADADGMKHDYLRVAALLPAGEAARAVLVEQAEAGFRVFKWKVGVADARAEMGQLDELCGEMPEGARLRLDANGAWDRRTAERWLALCAERPVEFVEQPCFAAAGEGETAQRRAEDALRGLAEDYPTPIALDESLVGAGDVARWLGAGWRGVFVVKPSLLGEVRKALDALSAAKASVVFSSALETAVGARMALECAFRWEGEARALGFGVWPLFADRRFDGPPAAPFMRAEDVARLNPETIWNALS
- a CDS encoding AMP-binding protein → MERVELARRLGAEPHGENEPAVIEGGSAGHAAEFMAALARAVAGRGSVFLADPAWKEAERAVLAEVVAAAREASAGERGWLMIPSGGTTGRVKFARHDAATLAAAARGFAGHFSVPAVNAINILPLHHVSGLMPWMRCVVTGGKHVVGDWKRIEAGEFPDVPAGGAWFLSLVPTQLQRLLGSARAVEWLRKFRAVCVGGGPAWAALLEQGADARLPLAVSYGMTETAAMVTALRPEEFLAGGRNCGAALPHARVTIGAEGGVSVAGESLFRGYFPAWREARAAWVTGDVGELDARGRLRIFGRRDAVIITGGKKVDPADVEAALRATGEFEDVAVVAADDADWGQAVVACYPAEERGRAPDWERVRERLSETLPAFKRPKRYVALAAWPRNAQGKLNRATLMRAIAAAGANGVSGER
- a CDS encoding acyl-CoA thioesterase; amino-acid sequence: MPFAYLRTVRFADTDAAGVVYFANYLSICHEAYEEALAAAGLELNTFFRATGLVVPVSKSAADYLRPLECGDKLRITLAPTPLSENAYAIDYELWRLRRPEKLAARVRTEHVCTNPTLRERAPLPPALAAWINAPR
- the polX gene encoding DNA polymerase/3'-5' exonuclease PolX, with translation MTKNEIAEILDEIGMLLELQGENPFKVRAYVAGARAVEAMEGADLARLVEAGELKSVKGIGDALALKIAELHTTGRLGFYEKLKASIAPGLLELREIPGVGPKKVRALHTQLGVNSIADLIAACNDGRVAELAGFGAKTQEKILAGIRNREAYGRRHLWWDAAEVAEPIVAGLRALPQVRRAEAAGSLRRGLETVGDLDFIVAASDVGPVMDWFTGLAGVKEITGRGETKASVRFESGLQADLRIVPEEQFAFALHHFTGSKDHNVQMRQRALARGLSLSEWGLVPAEGEGTVKAKVEAGDALRKKVAGVKTEAELFAALGLAFIPPELREGMGEIEAAERGELPRLVEAGDLRGAFHNHTTASDGRNTLIEMVAAAEALGWEYLGIADHSKSSFQANGLSEERLLMQVAEIRKLNESGRFKAQAFSGVECDILPDGRLDFDDATLAQLDYVVASVHNVFSQSEAVMTARILKAIEHPRTTMLGHLTGRLLLRREGYQVDAAKVIDAAIAHGVVIELNASPWRLELDWRLWKKAAERGLLCAINPDAHETAGLEHVRAGVLAARKGWLQREQILNTRPRADVAAYFAARRGR
- the sugE gene encoding quaternary ammonium compound efflux SMR transporter SugE; the encoded protein is MHWTLLFIAAALEIVWASALKSAHGFTRLWPSVFVVSAMGASMFLLALAARGLPIGTAYAVWTGIGAVGTAIAGIILYDESASPIRLLCIALIVVGVAGLKAFSR